In Pithys albifrons albifrons isolate INPA30051 chromosome 6, PitAlb_v1, whole genome shotgun sequence, a single genomic region encodes these proteins:
- the CALM1 gene encoding calmodulin-1, with protein MADQLTEEQIAEFKEAFSLFDKDGDGTITTKELGTVMRSLGQNPTEAELQDMINEVDADGNGTIDFPEFLTMMARKMKDTDSEEEIREAFRVFDKDGNGYISAAELRHVMTNLGEKLTDEEVDEMIREADIDGDGQVNYEEFVQMMTAK; from the exons ATG GCTGATCAACTGACTGAAGAACAGATTGCTG AATTCAAGGAAGCCTTTTCCCTGTTTGACAAAGATGGTGATGGTACTATCACAACAAAAGAACTGGGAACTGTCATGAGGTCACTGGGTCAAAATCCAACAGAAGCAGAATTGCAGGATATGATCAACGAGGTGGATGCTGATG GCAATGGCACTATCGACTTCCCTGAATTTTTAACCATGATGGCCAGAAAAATGAAGGACACAGACAGCGAGGAAGAAATCCGTGAGGCATTCCGAGTCTTTGACAAG GATGGCAATGGCTATATCAGTGCAGCAGAACTACGTCATGTTATGACAAACTTAGGGGAAAAGCTAACAGATGAAGAAGTAGATGAAATGATCAGAGAAGCAGACATTGATGGGGATGGGCAAGTCAACTATGAAG aATTCGTACAGATGATGACTGCAAAGTGA